ACGTTTTTATCTCATAAAAAGACTTTTGTCTAGGTTGGAGGAAAAAGTTTGATCGATAAGAAGAGATAAGTTAGGAGGAAGAATGAACACAACTGGAGACAACGGGCTTCATCATCTCCGATGACGGTTTCAAAACCTTAaggaaaaatattcatttttcaagCCTTGGATGggagaaaattatgaaatttttaaatttatggagaaaaatgtaataaaactttaatttttaaatttttttagtaaataatgattttacctttaaccataactgagatttttaatagaaattgatttatgagtaagtgtttaaatttttaaaaattgatgggtgagaattgaaatttatatcaaaccttgggtggaaacaagtcttttggcctattttaaataaagtgGACAAGATTCAAATGCTCTCGTGTTTATTGGGGGAATGTTTCCACGCTTTCTGTCCCCACTTACAAAtgcaaaatatttgaattctgAACGGCTATCTCTAACGGCTATTTCACTGGTCCCGACCCCACTTTACGGTGGTATCTAAGTCTAAGCTAAAGTAGACTATTAACATTTTCTATTGTGTTTTACTTTGATCTTTattcacataaaataaaaaaaaaaaaaaggagatttTCTAATTGTTTAAGTGGGAAAAAATTGGAGTAACGttgaaacaaatatataatgACAAGGAGCTCctttaagaaaatgaatattacTCCCAAGGACAATAAGACAGCACTTCTAATGTTCCACCAAATAATTAATTGcctaacaaaaattgaaaactcacatttataaatggccaaaagacataCTCTCATCCAAGGTatagtgtaattctaaattttcatttgtaaagttttaaaaactcaaatatccaattataaattattaaaattaataaaatttattaaatttaagggtaaaaaagttatttaatcagtagtattaaaaaaataaaattttatcttattttctcttttagttttaaaaataattatttttctcacCTAAATGTTTGAAAAGTCTCAATATCCCCTTTGTTAGGgtttacttttctttctccctttttCTGATTACCTTTTTCTTCGTCGACTGATAGCCCATGcccaatctctctccctctcgactATGTCTCTCCCTCTAATGCTCCCTCCCAAtagataaattcaaacaaaggtTTCGTTTTCCAAGACAGTGTCAGAGGGAGAGATAGCAatagcttttttaaaaaatatttttagttaaataacatttttatctttaatcataactgtgaattttattagaaagatgaatatttagatttttgaaagttaatatgtgaaagtttgagatttcactaaaccttgggtggtaataagtcttttggcctttttttatctccaataaaactatgcactcccatgttttgttttgagtacatttttatctttgataaaacAAAGATCAAAATTGCAAGATTACTTTGATGATTACTATgcgtaaattattattatgtttgataaaatttcacaaaaacagataaatttaaataattattttatttggttatagaaaataaaagaatactagtatattattttacttaaatactcttaggtataattattaaaaaatattttttatgttatttgttatattaattgaaaataagattatttttacctaaaagaattaataaataatgatatagttataataaaattaagattaccttcgtaatattttaatatctaagttgaaaatgataatcagattactcttatattacttgttatattaccATTAGTAATAAGATTATCGAAACCTTtaattacttataaactaaCGAACGTAATGTAagtataaaatatagattatcaaagtaatctttaattCTTTTCAATCAAATAGCCCCGAGTGTTTCCATGTTTTGAATACATTTTCTACCCCTAATCAAACAATGTGTTCCTAAATTTTGAATAACCccgaataatattatttcactCAATGTTTAtactcaaaaaaatttttttaacaagggaatgaatattaaattatttacccaaaaaaaccATTTATCCAACCAAAATTtggttttatctatttttttttttttggataaattagaatgaaaatgtcataaatggaaaattatttttagactCCTAGAttggaaaaatattaatcacTCATAAATATTCTTTGAAAGGGAAAAGAACAATTGCCCACCCACgttttagtctaatctcaaaagtataccaTACTtaatgaaaaatccaaatattcacctaaagtttaatctgttaGGACACACTCACATattttttgttagggttaagggaaaaattcgttattttattaataatattaaaataattaaaaaatcatctcattttccccttttaatttgaaaaactaacattttccccttgaattaagttttaaaaaattcacttttctcccCTGAAATCCAACGACTTTCTCCAGCAATGACCGACTGACAGCGGAGGAGTTTTTGTCCAGAGGTTGGCCTGTAGATGATGATCATTGTCCAAGCAGGATGAGCATCATCCAGATCTCTGAATGGACGACAAGCGTTGTCTCCGTCATCCAGTAAAGGTCGACGAGTGTTGTTCAGATCTGAATAACGCTTGTCACTCTCTCTCTAGTCATGTCGTCATCGATGGCCAAAGggagagtgaaaaaaaattagggatttgggggggcgaaagtcacttttcaaagttcatgTATGGTGTAAacgttaatttttaaaatcggaggagaaaaatgtaataaaattatataatttgaatataaatagtaaaacaacagttttacccttatatttaatagaaaacttAATGGCTATTTAAAGATGGATAGGTATTTGAACTTTTCATCAAACATAGGTATAGATTAGGGTAAAACtggggtgggaaatagtgcttttccCTCTTTGAAATTGATACATGTCTTTACCTTTAACAAatggttattatatttatagttattatatttttattttgacttgTCAGTTTCTAACTAAGACAAAGCCCATCGAAATAGGTTATTTTCGTCTTCTTTTCACGATTCGAACCACTGGCCCCTCCATCTTCACAAATCCGTTAACCACAGGACACAAACAGTTGCAGTCACTTGAACCTTCAAACTTGGTTCAACTTCCACAAATGAACTCCATCTTCCAGTTCATCCTCTGTTGAAACCATGTCCTGTGTTGAGCAAGAGAATTCTAAGGAGAACTCTAACCCCAACACCTCTGTGAAGAGGACGCCTTCCACCTGGACAAATCTTTGGCTCAAAAACACCAAACCCTTGAAAAATGTTGTCTTTACTATGAAGTTTCAGCAATCTCTATCTACACCCACCTCTAAACTTTCCAAAAACGACAAACCCgtaatttcaaatttctctaaATTTGACCGTACCCTTTTGTTATCTGACGATATTCTCCTCACAATCCTCTCAAAACTTCCCCTTTCGCAGCGTAACGCTAACTACCTTGTTTGCAAACGCTGGTTGAATCTTCAGGGTCGGCTTGTACGCTCACTCAGAGTGTTGGATTGGGACTTTCTTGTATCTGGTAGGTTGATTTCAAGATTCCCAAATTTAACCAATGTTGATTTGATAAATGCGTCTCTTGTTTCGCCTAGGAATTCGGGTGTTTTGTTGAGTCATAAGTTTCTCTCTGTCCATGTTGATTCTTGGGATCCTAGGTTTTATGAGCATAACATGTTGTTACCTGTTGAAATGATTGATAAAGGGCTAGCAAATCTTGCTAGCGGGTGCCCTAATTTGCATAGGCTTGTGGTGATTGGAGCTAGTGAATTAGGGTTGTTGAGTGTAGGGGAGGAGTGTTTGACTTTGCAAGAGTTAGAGCTGCATAAGTGCAGTGATAATGTGTTGCGTGGGATTGCCGCATGTGAGAATTTACAAATCTTAAAATTGGTTGGGAGTTTGAATGGATTTTACAGCTCATTGGTTTCTGATATTGGTTTGACAATTTTGGCTCAGGGGTGTAAAAGATTGGTTAAGCTTGAGCTTAGTTGTTGCGCGGGTAGTTTTGATGGAATAAAAGCAATTGGGCAGTGTTGTCAAATGCTTGAGGAATTGACATTTGTTGATCATAGGATGGATGATGGGTGGCTGGCTGCTCTTTCGTATTGTGAGAATTTGAAGACTTTGAGGTTTGTGTCCTGTAAAAGGATGGATCCTAGTCCAGGGCCGGATGAGTATTTGGGTTATTGTTTGGCTTTAGAGCGCTTGCATTTGCAAAAGTGTCAGTTGAGGGATAAGAAGAGTGTGAGAGCCCTATTCAGGGTGTCCAAAGCTGTTAGGGAAGTTATGTTTCAAGATTGTTGGGGACTGGATAATGATATCTTCAACTCTGCAAGTGTTTTCAGGTAATGGGttattttcttctgtttgtGTAATTTTGTTGCCATGCTTCCAAGCTGGTGGATTTCCAAATATTTTGTGCTAGGTATCTATTACCATTATGAAATGCCTAGTTTTagttaatattatcaatgaaaatGGAAGTTGAAAGGTTCATAAAATCATTAGTATGCAACAGCATAATCCTATGAAGTGACATGCAGAGTAACTAAGTACATATTCTGCACATAAATGCTTCTATGGATATCTAAGTCTCTGTCTTTTTGGgttgatatttttacttaaaaaaaatcaactttaagGAGTAGATCCTTTTAACTATGGGAGATTTGATTTTGTCACTGAAGAAATTGttgtttataaatgaaaaagaaagtgattattaatgaaaaatgaagTGATTATGAGTGACTTATTAGCGCATACTTTGTAATCACAGCTTGCACAAACTGCAATACTGAAGTAGTTGAGCTTGAAATTGATAAATTGCAGCTGAGTTTATTACCTATGTAACTTATATGCTTGTATATATATTGCAAAATTTGGAATAAACAATACCATGTAATTATGGTAGAGTACTATGATTCAACTATTTTAGTGTGATTTTAGTATTAGAAGGTTATATCTAAGGGTTGTTTGACAATTatgatttagttttcaatctagGGAACTTATAGTAGAGATCTAAATAATCTACATTTCAGAGTTGTTTGATTGGAATAATTAttgatgttgtttttattgcaggagagtaaaatttttatctttagaaGGATGTCCATTGCTAACAACAGAAGGTCTGGAATATGTGATTCGTTCCTGGACAGAGCTCGAAAATCTGAGTGTGATGTCATGTAAGAATGTAAAGGCTGGTGAAGTCTCTCCTGCACTTTCAACCTTATTCTCAACCCTTAAAGAGCTTAAATGGAGGCCAGACACCAAATCTCTTCTTGCTTCAAGTCTTATGGGAACTGGCATGGGAAGAAAAGGAGGGAAATTTTTCAAGAAGGCATAATACCTTAAATAGTCACCTAAAAAGACTAGCTTTTGCACCGCTTTCCCAACCACAGCCACCATGAAGCAACTTTTCTCTTCAAAAGGGTATCAATCCATTGCAAGCACTCTCGTTTATTTAGGAAGTTAACATTCATGTCAACAAATGCAAACTTTTCCTCAGCCTCCCCCTTGTTGTTACGGATGCCACCCAAGGCTGGAGTATCAGAAATTTGCATGCCCTGTTTAGCCTTTTTCAGTGCACATTAGATTGTGGATGTCATGCTGATTTCAATATCATGTGCAGGATTCACTGGAGGATGTTTAGGTGTTATTAATGTATCTATCATGCTTAACACATACTTATTTCTAAGACTCTGATTAGAATGTAGTATTTGTTCAGAGTTATTGTCTGACTGTAAAGTAGAATTGTACTTAATTATCTTGATCAATTTATTGTTGCTACCCCATAGACAATATTACATCAttatcttcttctctttctcatttttctaGTTATTGCAGTTTATCTTTCTGATGCTCGAGTTGGAAAGATGAGATTTAAAAGATGTTATATTCTTTTGATACAGTTCATAACAGAAAAGCTATCTGTATATCATTATTGGGCTTGTTACTTATCGAATTTTACGACCTTTTTCTGATAATATTTTACCTCTCAGCAGTTTCCAGAAAAGTAATACAGAAGCAGCTAAAAGGTGCtgaaatacaattaaaattatgggtatctattttgagtgcataaatgagtatatattcaatgttttttatcatattaataacatccaattatatgatgacacataagtttgtatttatttgtgtatacaaaataagtatacatagtgTTGTCATCATCAAGTGTTTGTGGCAAATATCCACTGTACAAATTTGCATCATCAAATTCCTTAATGGGCTTAACTCCATTTAtcatgaatatttaatttaacgAAGTTActgttgaatttaattaattggtttaatggaattaaatataataaagaatgaaaactCAAGAAGCAACACCCGTGAAAAGCAAACTGAATTAGCTGGTCAGTAACGTAGAAACAAAAAGTTACAGTGGCATCAGGGCAAACGCCCTTAAAAAAGATTACAATCTTTCTACTCTTCAACTTCTAAAGATATCATCAATGTCGAAGAACTGTTGAGAGTCACCGTGTTCTAATTCATACCCAAACTGGCTGATAATAGAACCATATTCGTCATTTTCAAGCTCTGCTGATTGTTGCACAATGGTGGAACTGTCAGAGCATGTTGTAATGGGAAGTATTGAAAGTGGCAGAGATTCAGGATCCACTTTTTGAACTTTAGTCCGCTTGTTCTTCTTTTCAGGATCAGCTTCAACAACCTTACGTCTCTTAACTTGTTCACTCTTTTCCCTCTGATTCTTCTGCAGAGCCagttcattttttcttatacgGCAAACAACGAAATTATCATGTTGATCCAGACCCAGCAAAGATAAATCAAGACTATACTCATGCATTATCCATCCACCATGCTGTTTCGATTGTTTGTTCTCGTAACGAAATCGCTTTTTCTTCCCAATCCTATGATTTTCATGAATTATTTCTAAACCAGCATCTTCACCATGCCACGTCCCTTCTCCAATGGTACGATTTATTTTTGATtctttcaaagtccttttcttTAATTGTGTGAAAAAAAATAGGTCTTTGCGACATTCCTCTGCaaattgttgtttaaagaaatccCAAATCTCCCAGGGTTCTTCAGAACCATAGAGATTATATTCAGGAATGAAATAGTCAAGATTAGGAATGAGTTGGTTCACAATCTTGTTGTACAGAAAGTAGCCCACCAATTCCGAGTCCGTTGGATCGAAAACACAGCCAACAGGAAGTAAGGACTTGGCTGCTTCCATAGTTCTACTGTTGCAAACGGAAACAGAAAAAGTTAACTCAAACATAAAGAAGAAAGTGTACAGGTTTACGGATTGCAAAAACAAAGAAGTCAGATATGAAGAAGAAAGTGTAGAGGTTTACAGATTGCAGAAACTGAGAAGTTAACTCAAATATGAAGCAGAAAGTCTTGACGTTTATAGATTGCAGAAACAGAGAAATCAACTCaaatatgaagaagaaagtgTAGAGGTTTACGGATTGCAGAAACAGAGAAGCTAACTCAAATACgaagaagaaaatgtaaaacAGAGCAATACGTAGTTAATGCAGAAAGTGAAAAAGCAGAAGAAAAGAGATAATTGGGAATTAGGGGTTGAGGTTATATATAAGTGAAGGTGTGTTTCCTGTTTAGTTTAAATCAACTAAGAGAGAGCCGTTGGAGGCCCGGGAGCGGGAAATCAAGAAAGCCGTTAGGACAGTTGGAGGGCTGAATTTCTAATATCAGGAATTCAAGAAAGTTTCTGTTTAAATCAACTTCCCGTTTGTTAAAGAGCCGTTGGAGGCCCGGCAGCGGGAATTCAAGAAGGACGTTAGGATTATTGGCTTAGCCGGAAAGTTAGCTGGAGTGAAGTTGGTttaagtttttctattttttatgtttaaataagAAGTATGAAAATACGCACTGTTTCATATTGTAAAAGGGAcggatttgatttaaaaaaaaacctaattagTTAGTAGCGTAATGTCATTGTGTGATTCCCTTGCTTGCAAAGGCTGGTTGAATCTTCGGGGTCGGCTTTTGCGCTCACTTAGAATGTTGGATTGGGACTTTCTTGAATCTGGTTGGTCGATTTCAAGTTTCCCAAATTTAACCAATGTTGATTTGATAATGCGTCTCTTGTTTCGCCTAGAAATTCGGGTGTTTTGTTGAGCCATAAGTTTCTCTCTGTCCATGTTGATTCTTGGGTTCCCAGGTTTTATGAGCATAACATGTTTTTACCTGTTGAAATGATTGATAAAGGGCTAGCAAATCTCGCTAATGGGTGCCCTAATTTGCGTAGGCTTGTGGTGATTGGAGCTAGTGAACTAGCGTTGTTGAGACTTTGCAAGAGTTGGAGCTGCATAAGTGTAGTGATAATGTGTTGCATGGGTTGCCGCATGTGAGAATTTACAAATCTTAAGATTGGTTGGAAATTTGGATGGATTTTACGGCTCATTGGTTTCTGATATTGTTTTGACAATTT
The genomic region above belongs to Mangifera indica cultivar Alphonso chromosome 15, CATAS_Mindica_2.1, whole genome shotgun sequence and contains:
- the LOC123198068 gene encoding NAC domain-containing protein 7-like — encoded protein: MEAAKSLLPVGCVFDPTDSELVGYFLYNKIVNQLIPNLDYFIPEYNLYGSEEPWEIWDFFKQQFAEECRKDLFFFTQLKKRTLKESKINRTIGEGTWHGEDAGLEIIHENHRIGKKKRFRYENKQSKQHGGWIMHEYSLDLSLLGLDQHDNFVVCRIRKNELALQKNQREKSEQVKRRKVVEADPEKKNKRTKVQKVDPESLPLSILPITTCSDSSTIVQQSAELENDEYGSIISQFGYELEHGDSQQFFDIDDIFRS
- the LOC123197360 gene encoding F-box protein At5g51380-like; amino-acid sequence: MSCVEQENSKENSNPNTSVKRTPSTWTNLWLKNTKPLKNVVFTMKFQQSLSTPTSKLSKNDKPVISNFSKFDRTLLLSDDILLTILSKLPLSQRNANYLVCKRWLNLQGRLVRSLRVLDWDFLVSGRLISRFPNLTNVDLINASLVSPRNSGVLLSHKFLSVHVDSWDPRFYEHNMLLPVEMIDKGLANLASGCPNLHRLVVIGASELGLLSVGEECLTLQELELHKCSDNVLRGIAACENLQILKLVGSLNGFYSSLVSDIGLTILAQGCKRLVKLELSCCAGSFDGIKAIGQCCQMLEELTFVDHRMDDGWLAALSYCENLKTLRFVSCKRMDPSPGPDEYLGYCLALERLHLQKCQLRDKKSVRALFRVSKAVREVMFQDCWGLDNDIFNSASVFRRVKFLSLEGCPLLTTEGLEYVIRSWTELENLSVMSCKNVKAGEVSPALSTLFSTLKELKWRPDTKSLLASSLMGTGMGRKGGKFFKKA